A stretch of Solea senegalensis isolate Sse05_10M linkage group LG10, IFAPA_SoseM_1, whole genome shotgun sequence DNA encodes these proteins:
- the tbc1d15 gene encoding TBC1 domain family member 15 isoform X2, with the protein MMAAGYVQKVVFEHDGVFIRPNGDEDSMEQDVLISGTLRIVDKDGDIMVDYRPLEDTVDISNMQCAGKDSSSVVQWSQGPADRTQQLETQHSYETEWDMVNAVSFKKKPCANGDGTLNHSHERSRWVLTVSISDLRSVTVRTQGWSVLTFKLKDCSTNLPALHFHQGGSREFLDSLRRFALLTECPDDDQCLMVNTPNKALSQSFENLLDDNNFGIIHKLRKDPYVTTLGGFSKVTNYIFDAFRGTEEQHQRPPEEVPDLLGEVIPGLEINQQAEPGFEVITRIDLGVRPQVMRAEPLSMEDWIKHQDLDGSMVRTSQLKQNIFRGGLSHAVRKEAWKFLLGYFPWDSSLEDRKFLQRQKTDEYFRMKLQWKSVSEEQEKRNSRLRDYRSLIEKDVNRTDRTNRFYEGIDNPGLVLLHDILMTYCMYDFDLGYVQGMSDLLSPILYVMENEVDAFWCFVSFMDQVHQNFEEQMQGMKTQLIHLSSLLRLLDVSFWNYLESQDSGFLYFCFRWLLIRFKRELSFQDVLRLWEVMWTALPCQNFHLLICCSILDSEKRKIMEENYGFNEILKHINELSMKLDIEEILQKAEGISLQLRSCKDLPDSITDILGFSAEECGSDLRDAGSPAPPTAPPPVSQRQDTCSNVHGHLRDSSSHNKVAFIS; encoded by the exons ATGATGGCGGCGGGTTACGTCCAGAAG GTAGTGTTTGAACATGACGGCGTCTTCATTCGTCCCAATGGAGATGAGGACAGCATGGAGCAGGACGTCCTGATCTCAGGGACCCTGCGCATCGTGGACAAG GATGGTGACATCATGGTGGACTACAGACCTCTGGAGGACACTGTGGACATCTCCAACATGCAGTGTGCTGGAAAG GACTCGAGCTCGGTGGTGCAGTGGTCTCAAGGTCCGGCTGACAGGACGCAGCAGTTAGAGACGCAGCACAGCTACGAGACCGAGTGGGATATGGTCAACGCGGTGTCCTTCAAAAAGAAGCCCTGCGCCAACGGAGACG GCACTCTGAACCACAGCCACGAGAGGAGCAGGTGGGTGCTGACCGTCAGCATCAGTGACCTCAGGTCCGTCACTGTGAGGACTCAGGGTTGGAGCGTTCTCACCTTCAAACTGAAGGATTGCTCCACCAACTTGCCTGCTCTGCACTTCCACCAGGGCGGCAGCAGAGAGTTCCTGGACAGCCTGAGAAGATTTGCTCTGCTCACTGA gtGTCCAGATGATGACCAGTGTCTAATGGTCAACACTCCAAACAAAGCTCTGTCTCAGTCCTTCGAAAACCTTCTGGACGACAACAACTTCGGCATCATTCAt AAGTTGAGGAAAGATCCTTACGTGACAACACTCGGCGGCTTCTCCAAAGTCACCAACTACATCTTTGATGCTTTCCGGGGGACGGAGGAGCAGCACCAGCGCCCCCCGGAGGAAGTGCCTGACCTGCTGGGTGAAGTGATTCCAGGACTGGAGATCAACCAGCAGGCGGAGCCGGGCTTTGAGGTCATCACCAGG ATCGATCTGGGGGTGCGGCCTCAGGTGATGAGGGCGGAGCCTCTGTCTATGGAGGACTGGATCAAACACCAGGACTTAGATGGAAGTATGGTCCGGACCAGTCAGCTGAAACAGAACATCTTCAGAGGG ggaCTCAGTCATGCAGTGAGGAAAGAGGCCTGGAAGTTTCTGTTGGGTTATTTTCCTTGGGACAGTTCACTGGAGGACAGGAAGTTTCTGCAGAGACAAAAGAC AGACGAGTACTTCAGGATGAAGCTGCAGTGGAAGTCGGTGagtgaggagcaggagaagaggAACTCCAGACTCAGAGACTACAGGAGTCTCATCG agaaaGACGTGAACAGAACAGACAGAACAAACCGATTCTATGAAGGTATCGACAACCCGGGCCTGGTTCTGCTCCACGACATCCTGATGACCTACTGCATGTATGACTTCGACCTGG GTTATGTTCAGGGCATGAGTGACCTGCTGTCGCCAATTCTCTACGTGATGGAGAACGAGGTGGACGCATTCTGGTGCTTTGTGTCCTTCATGGACCAGGTG CACCAGAACTTTGAGGAGCAGATGCAGGGGATGAAGACTCAGCTGATTCACCTCAGTTCTCTGCTGCGACTGTTGGACGTGTCCTTCTGGAACTACCTcg agTCTCAAGACTCAGGGTTCCTGTACTTCTGTTTCCGCTGGCTGTTGATCAGATTCAAGAGGGAGCTCAGTTTCCAAGATGTCCTGCGGCTCTgggag GTGATGTGGACTGCTCTTCCATGTCAGAACTTCCACCTGCTCATCTGCTGTTCCATCCTGGATTCAGAGAAACGCAAGATCATGGAGGAGAACTATGGCTTCAACGAGATCCTCAAA CACATCAACGAGCTCTCGATGAAACTAGACATTGAGGAGATTCTTCAGAAAGCAGAGGGAATCAGTCTCCAGCTGAGGAGCTGTAAG GATCTGCCCGACTCCATCACAGACATTCTGGGCTTCAGTGCAGAAGAATGTGGTTCTGACCTGAGAGACGCCggttctcctgctcctcccaCTGCTCCTCCCCCAGTATCACAGCGACAGGACACATGTTCCAATGTCCACGGACACTTGAGGGACTCAAGTTCACACAACAAAGTTGCCTTCATTTCGTAG
- the tbc1d15 gene encoding TBC1 domain family member 15 isoform X1 has product MMAAGYVQKVVFEHDGVFIRPNGDEDSMEQDVLISGTLRIVDKDGDIMVDYRPLEDTVDISNMQCAGKDSSSVVQWSQGPADRTQQLETQHSYETEWDMVNAVSFKKKPCANGDGTLNHSHERSRWVLTVSISDLRSVTVRTQGWSVLTFKLKDCSTNLPALHFHQGGSREFLDSLRRFALLTECPDDDQCLMVNTPNKALSQSFENLLDDNNFGIIHQKLRKDPYVTTLGGFSKVTNYIFDAFRGTEEQHQRPPEEVPDLLGEVIPGLEINQQAEPGFEVITRIDLGVRPQVMRAEPLSMEDWIKHQDLDGSMVRTSQLKQNIFRGGLSHAVRKEAWKFLLGYFPWDSSLEDRKFLQRQKTDEYFRMKLQWKSVSEEQEKRNSRLRDYRSLIEKDVNRTDRTNRFYEGIDNPGLVLLHDILMTYCMYDFDLGYVQGMSDLLSPILYVMENEVDAFWCFVSFMDQVHQNFEEQMQGMKTQLIHLSSLLRLLDVSFWNYLESQDSGFLYFCFRWLLIRFKRELSFQDVLRLWEVMWTALPCQNFHLLICCSILDSEKRKIMEENYGFNEILKHINELSMKLDIEEILQKAEGISLQLRSCKDLPDSITDILGFSAEECGSDLRDAGSPAPPTAPPPVSQRQDTCSNVHGHLRDSSSHNKVAFIS; this is encoded by the exons ATGATGGCGGCGGGTTACGTCCAGAAG GTAGTGTTTGAACATGACGGCGTCTTCATTCGTCCCAATGGAGATGAGGACAGCATGGAGCAGGACGTCCTGATCTCAGGGACCCTGCGCATCGTGGACAAG GATGGTGACATCATGGTGGACTACAGACCTCTGGAGGACACTGTGGACATCTCCAACATGCAGTGTGCTGGAAAG GACTCGAGCTCGGTGGTGCAGTGGTCTCAAGGTCCGGCTGACAGGACGCAGCAGTTAGAGACGCAGCACAGCTACGAGACCGAGTGGGATATGGTCAACGCGGTGTCCTTCAAAAAGAAGCCCTGCGCCAACGGAGACG GCACTCTGAACCACAGCCACGAGAGGAGCAGGTGGGTGCTGACCGTCAGCATCAGTGACCTCAGGTCCGTCACTGTGAGGACTCAGGGTTGGAGCGTTCTCACCTTCAAACTGAAGGATTGCTCCACCAACTTGCCTGCTCTGCACTTCCACCAGGGCGGCAGCAGAGAGTTCCTGGACAGCCTGAGAAGATTTGCTCTGCTCACTGA gtGTCCAGATGATGACCAGTGTCTAATGGTCAACACTCCAAACAAAGCTCTGTCTCAGTCCTTCGAAAACCTTCTGGACGACAACAACTTCGGCATCATTCAt CAGAAGTTGAGGAAAGATCCTTACGTGACAACACTCGGCGGCTTCTCCAAAGTCACCAACTACATCTTTGATGCTTTCCGGGGGACGGAGGAGCAGCACCAGCGCCCCCCGGAGGAAGTGCCTGACCTGCTGGGTGAAGTGATTCCAGGACTGGAGATCAACCAGCAGGCGGAGCCGGGCTTTGAGGTCATCACCAGG ATCGATCTGGGGGTGCGGCCTCAGGTGATGAGGGCGGAGCCTCTGTCTATGGAGGACTGGATCAAACACCAGGACTTAGATGGAAGTATGGTCCGGACCAGTCAGCTGAAACAGAACATCTTCAGAGGG ggaCTCAGTCATGCAGTGAGGAAAGAGGCCTGGAAGTTTCTGTTGGGTTATTTTCCTTGGGACAGTTCACTGGAGGACAGGAAGTTTCTGCAGAGACAAAAGAC AGACGAGTACTTCAGGATGAAGCTGCAGTGGAAGTCGGTGagtgaggagcaggagaagaggAACTCCAGACTCAGAGACTACAGGAGTCTCATCG agaaaGACGTGAACAGAACAGACAGAACAAACCGATTCTATGAAGGTATCGACAACCCGGGCCTGGTTCTGCTCCACGACATCCTGATGACCTACTGCATGTATGACTTCGACCTGG GTTATGTTCAGGGCATGAGTGACCTGCTGTCGCCAATTCTCTACGTGATGGAGAACGAGGTGGACGCATTCTGGTGCTTTGTGTCCTTCATGGACCAGGTG CACCAGAACTTTGAGGAGCAGATGCAGGGGATGAAGACTCAGCTGATTCACCTCAGTTCTCTGCTGCGACTGTTGGACGTGTCCTTCTGGAACTACCTcg agTCTCAAGACTCAGGGTTCCTGTACTTCTGTTTCCGCTGGCTGTTGATCAGATTCAAGAGGGAGCTCAGTTTCCAAGATGTCCTGCGGCTCTgggag GTGATGTGGACTGCTCTTCCATGTCAGAACTTCCACCTGCTCATCTGCTGTTCCATCCTGGATTCAGAGAAACGCAAGATCATGGAGGAGAACTATGGCTTCAACGAGATCCTCAAA CACATCAACGAGCTCTCGATGAAACTAGACATTGAGGAGATTCTTCAGAAAGCAGAGGGAATCAGTCTCCAGCTGAGGAGCTGTAAG GATCTGCCCGACTCCATCACAGACATTCTGGGCTTCAGTGCAGAAGAATGTGGTTCTGACCTGAGAGACGCCggttctcctgctcctcccaCTGCTCCTCCCCCAGTATCACAGCGACAGGACACATGTTCCAATGTCCACGGACACTTGAGGGACTCAAGTTCACACAACAAAGTTGCCTTCATTTCGTAG
- the tph2 gene encoding tryptophan 5-hydroxylase 2 isoform X1: MASSHVMKKPVPRMQPAAMMMFSTKYWSRRGLSLDSAMFDQQRHRGGQMSRRPSFCPINEKFDESREDSGKTAVVFSLKNEVGGLVKALKIFQEKRVNLNHIESRPSTRVSDEVDILADCSCSKAEFNELLQLLKDHVNVLSFNTPAHVWAEEAAGEDDVPWFPMKISELDRCSQRVLMYGSELDADHPGFKDEVYRQRRKFFVEVAMNYKHGQPVPRIDYTPEEVRTWGVVFRELSKLYPTHACREHVKNLPLLVQHCGYREDNVPQLEDVSVFLRERSGFTVRPVAGYLSPRDFLAGLAFRVFNCTQYIRHSTDPLYTPEPDACHELLGHVPLLADPRFAQFSQEIGLASLGASDDDVQKLATCYFFTIEFGLCKQDQQLRAYGAGLLSSIGELRHALSDQACVKTFDPKTTCNQECLITTFQDVYFVSESFEDAKEKMRDFAKTIKRPFSVYYNPYTQSVDLLKDTRSIEAVVLDLRSDLTTVCDALAKMNTYMGI; this comes from the exons ATGGCGTCGTCTCATGTGATGAAGAAACCAGTTCCCAGGATGCAGCCAGCGGccatgatgatgttctctacCAAATACTGGTCCAGGAGAGGACTGTCCCTGGACTCAGCCATGTTTgaccagcagagacacagaggaggacagatg tCTCGACGCCCATCGTTCTGTCCAATCAACGAGAAGTTTGATGAGAGCAGAGAGGATTCTGGGAAAACTGCAGTGGTGTTCTCTCTGAAGAATGAGGTTGGAGGTTTGGTCAAAGCTCTGAAAATCTTCCAG GAGAAGCGTGTGAACCTGAACCACATCGAGTCTCGTCCGTCCACACGCGTCTCTGACGAGGTGGACATCTTGGCCGACTGCAGCTGCAGTAAGGCGGAGTTTAacgagctgctgcagcttctcaaAGATCACGTCAACGTCCTCTCCTTCAACACGCCGGCTCACGTGTGGGCGGAGGAGGCAG CAGGTGAGGACGACGTCCCGTGGTTTCCCATGAAGATTTCGGAGCTGGATCGATGTTCTCAGCGAGTCCTGATGTACGGCTCTGAGCTGGATGCCGACCATCCT ggtTTTAAAGATGAGGTTTATCGTCAGCGCAGGAAGTTCTTTGTGGAAGTGGCCATGAATTACAAGCA CGGTCAGCCTGTCCCTCGTATTGACTACACGCCCGAGGAAGTGAGGACGTGGGGCGTGGTCTTCAGAGAACTGTCCAAACTTTACCCGACGCACGCCTGCAGAGAACACGTGAAGAACCTGCCACTGCTCGTCCAACACTGTGGCTACAGAGAGGACAATGTTCCCCAGCTGGAGGAcgtctctgtctttctgagag agcgCTCTGGTTTCACAGTCCGTCCTGTAGCTGGTTATTTGTCTCCCAGAGATTTCCTGGCAGGTTTGGCGTTCAGAGTGTTTAACTGCACTCAGTACATCCGTCACAGCACAGACCCACTGTACACACCTGAGCC TGATGCGTGTCATGAGCTGCTGGGTCACGTCCCCCTGCTGGCCGACCCCAGGTTTGCTCAGTTCTCTCAGGAAATCGGACTAGCATCTCTGGGAGCGTCTGACGACGACGTTCAAAAACTTGCCACT tgttatttCTTCACCATCGAGTTTGGACTCTGCAAACAAGACCAACAGCTGAGAGCGTACGGAGCTGGACTGCTGTCCTCTATAGGAGAACTGAGG CATGCTCTGTCTGACCAGGCTTGTGTGAAGACCTTTGACCCCAAGACGACCTGTAATCAGGAATGTCTCATCACGACCTTTCAGGACGTTTACTTTGTTTCTGAGAGCTTTGAAGACGCTAAGGAGAAGAtgag AGACTTTGCGAAGACAATCAAGCGTCCCTTCTCCGTCTACTATAACCCGTACACTCAGAGCGTGGACCTGCTCAAAGACACACGGAGCATCGAGGCCGTAGTTCTTGACCTTCGCAGTGACCTCACCACCGTCTGCGACGCCCTCGCCAAGATGAACACCTACATGGGAATATGA
- the tph2 gene encoding tryptophan 5-hydroxylase 2 isoform X2, with product MASSHVMKKPVPRMQPAAMMMFSTKYWSRRGLSLDSAMFDQQRHRGGQMSRRPSFCPINEKFDESREDSGKTAVVFSLKNEVGGLVKALKIFQEKRVNLNHIESRPSTRVSDEVDILADCSCSKAEFNELLQLLKDHVNVLSFNTPAHVWAEEAGEDDVPWFPMKISELDRCSQRVLMYGSELDADHPGFKDEVYRQRRKFFVEVAMNYKHGQPVPRIDYTPEEVRTWGVVFRELSKLYPTHACREHVKNLPLLVQHCGYREDNVPQLEDVSVFLRERSGFTVRPVAGYLSPRDFLAGLAFRVFNCTQYIRHSTDPLYTPEPDACHELLGHVPLLADPRFAQFSQEIGLASLGASDDDVQKLATCYFFTIEFGLCKQDQQLRAYGAGLLSSIGELRHALSDQACVKTFDPKTTCNQECLITTFQDVYFVSESFEDAKEKMRDFAKTIKRPFSVYYNPYTQSVDLLKDTRSIEAVVLDLRSDLTTVCDALAKMNTYMGI from the exons ATGGCGTCGTCTCATGTGATGAAGAAACCAGTTCCCAGGATGCAGCCAGCGGccatgatgatgttctctacCAAATACTGGTCCAGGAGAGGACTGTCCCTGGACTCAGCCATGTTTgaccagcagagacacagaggaggacagatg tCTCGACGCCCATCGTTCTGTCCAATCAACGAGAAGTTTGATGAGAGCAGAGAGGATTCTGGGAAAACTGCAGTGGTGTTCTCTCTGAAGAATGAGGTTGGAGGTTTGGTCAAAGCTCTGAAAATCTTCCAG GAGAAGCGTGTGAACCTGAACCACATCGAGTCTCGTCCGTCCACACGCGTCTCTGACGAGGTGGACATCTTGGCCGACTGCAGCTGCAGTAAGGCGGAGTTTAacgagctgctgcagcttctcaaAGATCACGTCAACGTCCTCTCCTTCAACACGCCGGCTCACGTGTGGGCGGAGGAGGCAG GTGAGGACGACGTCCCGTGGTTTCCCATGAAGATTTCGGAGCTGGATCGATGTTCTCAGCGAGTCCTGATGTACGGCTCTGAGCTGGATGCCGACCATCCT ggtTTTAAAGATGAGGTTTATCGTCAGCGCAGGAAGTTCTTTGTGGAAGTGGCCATGAATTACAAGCA CGGTCAGCCTGTCCCTCGTATTGACTACACGCCCGAGGAAGTGAGGACGTGGGGCGTGGTCTTCAGAGAACTGTCCAAACTTTACCCGACGCACGCCTGCAGAGAACACGTGAAGAACCTGCCACTGCTCGTCCAACACTGTGGCTACAGAGAGGACAATGTTCCCCAGCTGGAGGAcgtctctgtctttctgagag agcgCTCTGGTTTCACAGTCCGTCCTGTAGCTGGTTATTTGTCTCCCAGAGATTTCCTGGCAGGTTTGGCGTTCAGAGTGTTTAACTGCACTCAGTACATCCGTCACAGCACAGACCCACTGTACACACCTGAGCC TGATGCGTGTCATGAGCTGCTGGGTCACGTCCCCCTGCTGGCCGACCCCAGGTTTGCTCAGTTCTCTCAGGAAATCGGACTAGCATCTCTGGGAGCGTCTGACGACGACGTTCAAAAACTTGCCACT tgttatttCTTCACCATCGAGTTTGGACTCTGCAAACAAGACCAACAGCTGAGAGCGTACGGAGCTGGACTGCTGTCCTCTATAGGAGAACTGAGG CATGCTCTGTCTGACCAGGCTTGTGTGAAGACCTTTGACCCCAAGACGACCTGTAATCAGGAATGTCTCATCACGACCTTTCAGGACGTTTACTTTGTTTCTGAGAGCTTTGAAGACGCTAAGGAGAAGAtgag AGACTTTGCGAAGACAATCAAGCGTCCCTTCTCCGTCTACTATAACCCGTACACTCAGAGCGTGGACCTGCTCAAAGACACACGGAGCATCGAGGCCGTAGTTCTTGACCTTCGCAGTGACCTCACCACCGTCTGCGACGCCCTCGCCAAGATGAACACCTACATGGGAATATGA
- the LOC122775400 gene encoding carbohydrate sulfotransferase 8-like isoform X1 codes for MAPPSSLLFSLWLLMVLGAGSVLLLCHLQDVLVLQKMPGVSVAVAPDKEVMLADGSVASVFFDLSQQRSSPPVFDDSLVGSRHQVTKRRRKLLLKSGAPAGAEEEQQLRLARTQDARRSRLDEVCALYQTGGTVEQRVSRRQVSRVYVEDRSRLLYCEVPKAGCSNWKRVLMVLSGSATSTQHIPHDAVHYTNRLRRLESYDHAAIAARLGSYTKVLFVREPFERLVSAFRDKFESPNSYYHPVFGRPIISRYRTNATRSALHTGAGVTFREFVQYLLDVHRPVGMDIHWEPVSQLCHPCLLHYSFIGKFESLKDDADFVLRSVGAPANLSFPDFKDRNPLAERTSSEMTQKYFSLLDATERQKAYDFYYMDYLMFNYPKPFKDLH; via the exons AtggcccctccctcctctctgcttttttctttgtggCTCTTGATGGTGCTTGGAGCTggatctgtgctgctgctctgccacCTACAGGATGTCTTGGTATTGCAGAAGATGCCAG gtgtAAGTGTGGCTGTGGCTCCTGACAAG GAAGTGATGCTAGCTGACGGCTCAGTAGCTTCCGTTTTCTTTGACCTCAGCCAGCAGAGGTCGTCTCCGCCGGTGTTTGACGACTCTTTGGTCGGATCCCGGCACCAGGTCACCAAACGTCGCAGGAAGCTGCTTCTGAAAAGTGGGGCCCCTGCTGgtgcagaggaggagcagcagctgaggcTGGCGAGGACCCAGGACGCCCGCCGTAGCCGGCTGGACGAAGTCTGTGCCTTATACCAGACGGGTGGCACGGTGGAGCAGCGGGTTTCTCGGCGGCAGGTGTCACGGGTCTACGTGGAGGACAGGTCCCGCCTCCTGTACTGCGAGGTGCCCAAAGCCGGCTGCTCCAACTGGAAGCGGGTGCTGATGGTGCTCAGTGGCAGCGCCACCTCCACACAGCACATTCCTCACGACGCAGTACACTACACCAACCGGCTGCGGCGGCTGGAGAGCTACGACCACGCCGCCATCGCCGCCAGACTCGGCTCTTACACCAAGGTGCTGTTTGTCAGGGAACCTTTCGAGCGCCTGGTGTCAGCGTTTCGGGACAAGTTTGAGAGTCCAAACTCCTACTACCACCCTGTGTTCGGACGGCCCATCATCTCCAGGTACCGCACCAACGCCACGCGCTCCGCACTGCACACCGGCGCAGGAGTCACCTTCCGGGAGTTTGTCCAGTACCTGTTGGACGTGCATCGGCCGGTGGGGATGGACATTCACTGGGAGCCGGTGAGTCAGCTGTGTCACCCCTGCCTGCTCCACTACTCCTTCATAGGGAAGTTCGAGAGTCTAAAGGACGATGCAGACTTTGTACTGCGGAGTGTTGGAGCACCCGCCAACCTCAGCTTCCCCGACTTCAAAGACAGGAACCCGCTGGCCGAAAGGACGTCGTCTGAGATGACGCAGAAATACTTCTCTCTGCTCGATGCCACTGAGCGGCAGAAGGCCTACGACTTCTACTACATGGACTACCTGATGTTCAACTACCCCAAACCCTTCAAAGACCTGCACTGA
- the LOC122775400 gene encoding carbohydrate sulfotransferase 8-like isoform X2, which yields MLADGSVASVFFDLSQQRSSPPVFDDSLVGSRHQVTKRRRKLLLKSGAPAGAEEEQQLRLARTQDARRSRLDEVCALYQTGGTVEQRVSRRQVSRVYVEDRSRLLYCEVPKAGCSNWKRVLMVLSGSATSTQHIPHDAVHYTNRLRRLESYDHAAIAARLGSYTKVLFVREPFERLVSAFRDKFESPNSYYHPVFGRPIISRYRTNATRSALHTGAGVTFREFVQYLLDVHRPVGMDIHWEPVSQLCHPCLLHYSFIGKFESLKDDADFVLRSVGAPANLSFPDFKDRNPLAERTSSEMTQKYFSLLDATERQKAYDFYYMDYLMFNYPKPFKDLH from the coding sequence ATGCTAGCTGACGGCTCAGTAGCTTCCGTTTTCTTTGACCTCAGCCAGCAGAGGTCGTCTCCGCCGGTGTTTGACGACTCTTTGGTCGGATCCCGGCACCAGGTCACCAAACGTCGCAGGAAGCTGCTTCTGAAAAGTGGGGCCCCTGCTGgtgcagaggaggagcagcagctgaggcTGGCGAGGACCCAGGACGCCCGCCGTAGCCGGCTGGACGAAGTCTGTGCCTTATACCAGACGGGTGGCACGGTGGAGCAGCGGGTTTCTCGGCGGCAGGTGTCACGGGTCTACGTGGAGGACAGGTCCCGCCTCCTGTACTGCGAGGTGCCCAAAGCCGGCTGCTCCAACTGGAAGCGGGTGCTGATGGTGCTCAGTGGCAGCGCCACCTCCACACAGCACATTCCTCACGACGCAGTACACTACACCAACCGGCTGCGGCGGCTGGAGAGCTACGACCACGCCGCCATCGCCGCCAGACTCGGCTCTTACACCAAGGTGCTGTTTGTCAGGGAACCTTTCGAGCGCCTGGTGTCAGCGTTTCGGGACAAGTTTGAGAGTCCAAACTCCTACTACCACCCTGTGTTCGGACGGCCCATCATCTCCAGGTACCGCACCAACGCCACGCGCTCCGCACTGCACACCGGCGCAGGAGTCACCTTCCGGGAGTTTGTCCAGTACCTGTTGGACGTGCATCGGCCGGTGGGGATGGACATTCACTGGGAGCCGGTGAGTCAGCTGTGTCACCCCTGCCTGCTCCACTACTCCTTCATAGGGAAGTTCGAGAGTCTAAAGGACGATGCAGACTTTGTACTGCGGAGTGTTGGAGCACCCGCCAACCTCAGCTTCCCCGACTTCAAAGACAGGAACCCGCTGGCCGAAAGGACGTCGTCTGAGATGACGCAGAAATACTTCTCTCTGCTCGATGCCACTGAGCGGCAGAAGGCCTACGACTTCTACTACATGGACTACCTGATGTTCAACTACCCCAAACCCTTCAAAGACCTGCACTGA